acgtgccatcaccctggctaattttgtatttttagtagcgatggggtttctccatgttggtcaggctggtctcgaacttctgacctcaggtgacaccCAGCCTGTTCCTTGCTTTTGGTTATGAGGAGGGAAAGAGTCATCTAAAATGAGGGcaaaggggccaggcgtggtggctcacacctgtaatcccagtactttgggaggctgaggtgggcagatcacctgaggtcaagagttcgagaccagcctggccgacatggtgaaaccccgtctctactaaaaatataaaaattagccgggcacctgtagtcccagctacctgggaggctgaggcacaagaatcacttgatccctggaggtggaggttgtggtgagccaaaatcgcaccactgcactccagcccggatgacagagcgggactcggtctcaaaaaaaaataaaataaaatgagtgcaaagaaacaagaaaaagtaagACTGGCCACCACTGTCCACTCCAACTCACAAACACCCCTCAGCACGTGGCACTGGAGGAGCGGCGTTTTGCACCCCCAGGCTTCAGGGAAGTTCTCAATAGAAAACCCATTAGTTGTCTCATATGACTGGTATTaactctgacttaaaaaaaaaaatcaagccagaAACAGTGTGttgaacaagaaaggaaaaaagattccTTATTAAAAGTTCAAACATAAACAGAAGGCTCAGGACCTCCTTGACTACCTCTCTTGCCACGTGGCCCAGGAGAAACCATGGCTGGCAGTTTAACAGCCACCCTCCTGCTTCTGCTCTGTGCATTTTGTGGATGCATATCcacgtttttcttttcttttgagacagggtctcactctgttgcccaggctggaatgcaatggcgcaatctcggctcactgcaacctccacctcccgggttcaagcgatccccctgcctcagcctccagagtagctgggattagaggcacctgccaccacatatggctaatttttgtatttttagtagagacagggttttactgtgttagccaggatggtctcgaactcctgaccttaggtgatcctcccaccttggcctcccaaagtgctgggcttacaggcgtgagccactgctcctggcctacaTCCATGTATAGATCCATACATTTATAcatgatcttagccaaaaggctgagaggCAATCACATTCTACAGGCATGTTCTGTGTGAAGGGGGTCCCACTGTGGACACGAGCAGCAATATCCTGTCAGCACGCTGCGCTCTGCTGTGCAGCCAAGAACTTGGATCTGCAGAACTCAACCACTCCCTATCAGGGAGGAGTcggttctctctttttttttaacattacccCCCATGCTCCAATGCACATATTTGTAAATGCTCCTGTAAATAAACATCTTTGTAACCATGGAAGAACATCTCTCTACATAGCTACAGAGAAATCAAATTATTGGTTCtgctcatttaaatttaaatagatactgTCAAACTGCCATCTACAGTAGCTGTACCAATTCCCATGAATGGATATCAAGAAACAaagacagcactttgggaggccgaggcgggtggatcacgaggtcaggagatcgagaccatcctggctaatggtgaaacaccgtctctactaaaaatacaaaaaattagccgggcgtggtggcgggtgcctgtagtcccagctacttgggaggctgaggcaggagaatggcgtgaacctgggaggcggagcttgcagtgagccgagatcgcgccactgcactccagcctgggtgacagagcgagactccgtctcaaaaaaaaaagaaagaaaaaaagaaagagcataaaagaaaaaaggggaaaaaattaaatgtacatatatagaaCAAAGGATCAGGATCTAGAATATCAACACTCCTACGAATCAATAAGAAGCGTTTCTAAAATCGGCATGGGTAGGCAGCTCACAGAAGACACAGGTGCTCAACCTCACTAGCAACCAGcaatgaaaaatgaaacagaTGAAACAGCACTTTTCTCCCATCGGACTGTTGCAATCAATGAAATCATGGTATGCGCAAAGTGCTGATGAGGAGCTCGGGAAGCGGGCCTCCCTCAGGCTgcttgccatgtgccaggcactctctcGAGGGCTCTCCCAGTGCACACTGACCTCGTCCCACAATGACTCTGAGGCGGGCCCTATGATAACCACTCtcattacagaagaggaaatggaggGGCAGACAGCTAAAGTGACTTTTACCAAGGGCATTCAGCTAGAAAGCAGCTTCTCACATAGTCCCTACTTTCTTCTAATACTTacatagttttgtgtttttatatttagatctttaatcttGCAATTTATCTTTGGGTGTGGGATGAGGTAAggatataactttatttttttccaaataaatagaTGTCTCATATGAACTAATTTAGAATATGATCATCTGTCCAGTCTTAAACACTTTTAGCCACATCAAATCTACTCCCTCGCTTCCACAGTGACCAGACTGGGGCTCTTCCTGGGTGGTCTGGCCTCAGTTCCCTGCCCAGCAGCATGGATGCTGACCAAGGCAGGGGCTTGGAGAACTGGTCTGTGTACCCTTTAAAGGCAGCTGGAGACAGGGTGGCGGCTCAGCTGGATAGCAGGTCCCGCAGGTCACTGTTGCAAGGCAGCAGGTCACATGCTAGCCGTGCCTTTCGGTCCCGGATGGACTTCAGGGCTGGGCTGTGTTGCAGGAGGAGGGAGCAGATGTCCCCGTGACCCCTCTCAGCAGCCTGTGGAGAGAGAGGCTGGAATCAAAGGGCATACCCCCCACTGGGCTCTGCTCTCTCTTGTTCCACTTTCAGTGGTTCTTCCTTCTAAAAAAGAGGCCtctctgggcgcagtggctcatgcctgtaatctcagcactttgggaggccaaggcaggcggatcacaaggtcaagagttcaagaccagcctgacatggtgaaaccacatctctactaaaaatacaaaaattagccaagtgtggtggcacgtacctgtaatcccagctactcaggaggctgagacaggaatatcgcttgaacccgggaggcggaggttgcagtgagccgagatcatgccattacactccagcctgggcgacagagcgagactccaactcaaaaaaaaaaaaagaggcctcaTGGAAATAGACACAGCTGTTTGAGTAGATTTCTTCTAATTCCTACCAAATCCCAGTGACTTTATTCTGATTTGTGGAGTATCCCAGTGCCATTCTCGCAGTTAGcctgagtttttctttcttgtgtccTTTGCCAACTGTTTTTGGCCAGACCTACACATTAAAAACAAGTACAGCACCTTGTATCTCCAGGCATCTCTCACAAATCTGCACACATCACCTAGAGGGTGCTGTGCACTATGGGCACAGGAGGCACCAGACACGGCCCCTACCCATTgggaacttttatttatttattttcttatatttttaaatttttatcattgcgttttagagacagggtctcactctgttgcccaggctggagttcagtagtgcaattatagctcactgcagtctgcaattcctgggctcaagcgatcctcctgcctcagcctcccaagtagctgagattgcaggcgtgcaccactacacgtggctaaactttttttaaaaaataatttattttgaatttttaaaaatagagacagggctgcatgcagtggcttatgcctgtaatcccagcactttgggagactgaggtgggcggatcatttggggtcaggagttcgagaccagcctggccaacatggtgaaacctcatctctactaaaaatacaaaaattagccaggcgtggtggcatgtgcttgtaatcccagctactcgggaggctgaggcacgagaatcgcttgaacctgggaggcagagtttgcagtgagccgagattatgccactgcactccagcctgggtgacagagcgagactccatctcaaaaaataaaaataaaaaaaaataagagacagggtcttgccatgttgcccaggctggtctcgagctcctggactcaagctatcctcccaccttggcctcccaaagtgctgggattataggcatgagccaaagtGCCTGGCCAGGAAACTTTTAGATTGGCAAGGAAAGACTGGGGCCTAGTTCCCTGtgttctcttcttctcttttaaGGTAGAAGACCCCAATCCAGATGTCAATTTCTAACCTACCTCCCCCAAAAAATAATAGAGTTAAGTGATTTACATAGACTATCTTATTTAACTTTCAAAATAGCCCTCACAGGAAAGAAtcatcattattcccattttacagatgaagaaatgcagGCTTAATAAAtgccttgcccaaagtcacagggCTAACGTGTCCACCTGGGATTCTAAACCAGGTTTGCCTGAACTCTTAATAACTCTGTGAACCACTATTATTTCCTACTCCTCCCAACAGACAAATTGATAGACTACAGGGCTTTTGAGAGGTATCAAAATTAACACTAGTGGCAACCACTATCCCAAATTTGAATCCAAATCTTTACTCAGCTGGTCCTCCTAATGAGTACAGACACAAAGCTCTCAATTCCACTGCCTTAATTCAGGCAGTGGGATGTTGTCAGCAGTTGTGAGATGCAtcccaaataatttttacaaaaaataaaataccaatgtttgcaaatagttttaaaagacacatacacaggccaggtgcggtggctcacgcctgtaatcccagaactttgggaggccgagggaggggggatcacctgaggtcaggagttcgagaccagcctagccaacatggtgaaactctgtctctactaaaaatacaaaaaattagccaggcgtggtggtgcgtgcctgtaatcccagctacttgggaggctgaggcaggagaatcgcctgaacccaggaggcagaggttgcagtgagctgagattgtgccactgcactccagcctgggcaacagagcgagactctatctaaaaaaacaaaacaaaaccaaaaacatacacaataaagaaaaattcacaTATCTCACATTTGCATTATCTGCATGAGAGAAAAAGGGATGGAGATGCACCTAACTATGGGTAACACCAGCCAGGTATACCCACAAGAGCATCCTGGCTGTTTATATCTGTCATGTGAGTTGTAGCAGTAAAACGTCTGAGCAAcaccattaaaaataaacaatctgTCTATCCaattggcaatgatttctttaaaaacccAACATTCAGCTGTTCACTCAGCACGTATTCACTGGGCACCTGTGCTAAGTGCTAAGCCTGCaatgtttttttgggtttttttgagacggaatatctgtgtcacccaggctggagcccagtggtgcgatctcagttcactggagcctccacctcctggattcaagcgattctcgtgcctcagtctcctgagtagctggaattacaggtgtgtgccaccacacctggcttttgtttttttttttttgagacagagtttcactcttgttgcccaggctggagtgcaatggcgtggtcttggctcacagcaacctctacctcccaggttcaagtgattctcctgcctcagcctcccgagtagctgtgattacaggcacgtgctaccacgcccgcctaattttgtatttttagtagagacggggtttctccatgttggtcaggctggtcttgaactcccgacctcaggtgatctgcccgcctcagcctcccaaagtgctggggttacaggcgtgagccaccacacccggcctaatttttgtattgttagtagagatgggttttgccatgttgcccagcctggtctcgaactcctggactcaagcaattggcctgccttggcctcccaaagggctgggattacaggtgtgagcctttgTGCCCAGCCAGGCTGCAACAATTTAAACAGGACAAAGCCCCAGCTGTCTCTACTGAGACACGCAGACCCCAAACAGGGCATTTCCAGGGGTACAGGAATTAGGAAAAGTTGAGTCCATGGCATACAGCTAGGCATACATCCAGGTGAGCTCACCATGTCTAGGGATCAGGAAAGGCTCTCGTGGGGTGTGATGTGTAAGCTGAGATCCAGAAGAAAGGGTAGAAACAAGCCACATAAAAAACGGGAGGGGAGAGGCACCCAGACAGGGGCTAACTTGTTAAATATGGCTCTGGGGGGACAGAGTAGTAggttcaagaaaattaaaatggctggatgtggtagctcatgcctgtaatcccagcactttgggaggattgcttgggcccaggtgTCGAGACGATAGtgagagaccctgcctctactactactaataataattttaaaagcctgggcaatgtggtgaagctgtttttagaaaaattagccaggcatggtggcatgcacctgtagtcccagctacttgggaggctgaggtaggagcattgcttgagcccaggaggtcgaggctacaagtgagctgtgatcgtgcaagtgtactccagcctgggtgaaaaagtgagaccctgtctcaaaaataaaataaaataaaataaattagctggtcatggtggtgcaggcatgtatagtcccagctactcaggaggctgaggtgggaagatcactcaagcccaggaagtcggggctgcagtgagttataatcatgccactgtattccaacctgggtgacagagtgagaccctgtctcaaaaaaaaaaaaaaaaaaaaagagaagaaaaaagaaaaattattagtaGGGCCTCTCAGTGTAAGAGACCAGGGGACAAGAGCTCAGGAGAAAACTGGAGGgtggggaaaaaagacaaaaaagaaaaaaaaaaaaaaaaactggagaaggGGGCAGGAGCAAACCCCAGGAAACCTTCACAATAACTCATGGACCTGGAAAAAGCAAGCCTCAAGGACTCCAAGTGGGGGCGTGGCATGATCAGAACTGCTTTAAACAATCGCTCCAGGAGAAAATCAAAGAAGGGGCAAGAGGGGACTAGATTTACACATaatttacacacatatatgattTATACACATATGCCACATATGCATAGACCGCCTCTCAAAGGTGCCTGCAAACTCAGTAAAGTGGCCGAGCAGGgtagctcacacccgtaatctcagcacttagggaggcagaggcaggaggatcaattgagcccaggagtttgagaccagcccgggcaacacagtgagaccccattccccacaaaaaaggaaaaacaatcgGTAAAGTGAGTGCCTCAAAGGACGGGCCTAGAAGGCTGAGGGATGAGGAGCTGGGTGGGAGGGAAACTCGCTTTCATGGCATGCCCTTGTAGACTCTTCAGACTGTTTACCATGTGCAGGTATTTCCAGCTGGAAAGAGTTTAATTAAATGCTCACTCCGGCTAACATATAGCAAGTGGACTACAGGAACAGGCAAGAGTATGTATAAGTTTCAGAAAACTATATGGAAAAGGCTTCATGACATGTCTCTAAGGGAAAGAAAACTAAAGTGCCACTGTACATTTTAATTTACACGCTCAGAAAAAAGGCTGGAGAATTATCCATTAGTCCTAAAGTGATGACAGGTGAGCAAGGGAATTACAAATGATTTTAACTGTCTTCTCTCTGATTTCCTGTTTTCCCCATGTTTTCTACATGAACAtgttataactttaaaaataaggaaacgaCATTTTTGGAAGGGGGAACGGGCCCACCTTATGCAGACTGGTCATGCCGTCGTCATCCACCACCCTGGGGTTGGACCCATGTGATAGCAGGAGCCGTGCGATTTCAGTGTGCCCGCAGTAGCTGGCTCGGTGCAGAGCAGTGGCACCCCCGTGGGTCTGGGCATCACACTTAGCTCCGCTTTCCAGCAGGAACTGGCACACAGCGTAGTGCCCATTGCGGCTGGCATAGTGCTGCAGGGAACAGAGACCGAGGTCAGATGGGAGAAGCCAGGCAGGCGACAAGGGTGGTATAGAGGTGAGAGCATGGCCCCCCTGCAGCGAGGGGCCTGGAATCATCTCAGGTGCCAACCCCAGCAGTCGTGTGACCCGGGCAAGCTTCTGCATGACTAACCTGAGTTTGTTCAactgaaaaatggggaaaatgatcATTCCTATCTCAAAGAATTGTTAcgaaaataaaactaaagcattgtctgggcgcagtggctcatgcctgtaatctcagcactttgggaggccgaggcaggcggatcacctgaagtcaggagttcgagaccagcctggtcaacatggtgaaaacccatctctactaaaaatacaaaaattagctgggtgtggtggcacatgcctgtagtctcagctactcgggaggctgaggcaggacaatcgctggaacctgggaggcggaggttgcagtgagctgagatcgcatcactgcactccagcctgggtaacagagcgagacttcatctcgaaacaaaacaaaacctaaattaTTGATGTAAAGCTCTcacactaattttaaaaatccaggttCACATGATgcttaaaaagagaaattttgctggaagagaagaaagggagggaggaggtaaAAGGTAACCATCAGTCCCCCTCCTCAGAGAGCAGGTGTCTCCTGAGTTAACGCTTCTGTCTCCTGACCCTGTGCTCCTCCCTAGCTCACCAGCGCAGTGTAGCCGGCCGAGTCGGGCTGACTTGGGTCCTCGGCCTTCTGGATTAAATGCTTCACTCGGCCCAGGTCTCCATTCAGGGCTGCCGACCAGATTCCTGCAGAAAGGCAACCAAAGGACTGAATGATGCTGAATGGGAGTTTCAGTGCTTGCTTTGCCTCTtgacctcagttttcttgtctataaaGTGAAGAatattcattccttcaacaagTATCAACCGAGCACCTCCTCTGTGTCAAGGTTTGTTCTGAATGCTGGTGACTTAGCTGTGAACAAGACAGATGGGCACATCTCATCAGGACAGTAGGACTGGGCGGACACAGACATCTCCATCCCACTTCAGACACAGAAGTGCTGGATGAagtaatgtttaaaatgtttggaTCTAGAGTGAAATTCAGGtcgggctgggattacaggcgcccaccaccatgcccggcaaatttttctatttttagtagagacagggtttcaccatgttggtcaggctggccttgaactcctgacctcaagtgagccatctgccttggcctcccaaagtgctgggattacaggcgtgagccaccgtgcccagccagaaacaacttttaaaaaatataatgatgCCTCCAGAAGCCTGCCAAGGCAGTGTGACAATCTCCCACAGAAGAGGATCTCCCTGGTGAGCACAAAGACTGAAAGTTGCAAAACAAGAAGCAATCTGCTGCCCTAAGAGACAATCAGCAAATATAGGTGAGATGAGGGGAGTTCGGGGAGTTCAGGGTGGCATGGCGACAGACAACAACTAGCAAACACAAGTGGGAACATGCATGCCTCCAAAGTGAGCCATTATTGCACAATCCAAAAAATACCTTAAAACAACAACATTGAAGGTGTTCACAGAGACAAAGGGATAGAAtccacaaatcaacagaacattaggaaaaacaaaacagccagATCTGAAACAAGAAAgttgataaattaaaaaacagactcattgaaacaaaacaacaacaatagatGGGTCAAAGAGTACTGCAGACCTAGTCAAAGAGAATTAGTGATTTGGAATTCACCCAAAATGTAGTACAAaatgataaatagaaaaatattggccaggcgcagtggctcacgcctgtaatcccagcactttgagaggccgaggcgggtggatcatgaggtcaggagatcgagaccatcctggctaacagagtaaaaccccgtctctactaaaaatacaaaaattagctgggcttggtggcacgcgcctgtagtcccagctactcgggaggctgaggcagaagaatcgcgtgaacccaggaggcagaggttgccgtgagccaagatcgcgccactgcactccagcctgggcgacagagcgagactccgtctcaaaaaaaaaaaaaaaagatatattactgtgcggatcacgaggtcaggagatcaagaccatcctggctaacatggtgaaacctcatctctactaaaaatacaaaacaaaattagccgggcgtggtggcgggcgcctgtagtcccagctacttgggaggctgaggcaggagaatggcgtgaacctgggaggtggagcttgcagtgagccgagattgcgccactgcagcctggggacagagcgaggctccgactcaacaacaacaacaacaacaacaacaacaacaacaacaacaaaaagttactgTAGTGAAGCGGATTAACAAATCTCACCGTTTATTTGTGACAACAGTAGCTAAAATTGGCTTATCAAATACACTCTTCCcattaatgttttaaagaatgtatttgtttgcacaaaaaaatgaggaaattgtttgcggtaaaaattgttttttatgaaAGCAagatgccgggtgcggtggctcacgcctgtaatcctagcactttgggaggtcaaagcgggcagatcatgaggtcaggagttctgagaccagcctgaccaatatggtgaaaccccagtctctactaaaaatacaaaaactagccgggcgtggtggcacacgcctgtaatctcagctactcaggagaataggagaatcgcttgaacccaggaggcggaggttgcagtgagccgagattgcgctactgcaccccagcctggacaaaagagggagactctgtctcaaaaaaaaaaaaaaaaaaagcaagatgatGGATACATCAGAGTAACTGGCCTAACTTTGGATAAGGCAATGTTTACTTCTTAACAGCACAATTGACACTTACGGGCCGGATGATTATTGTAGcgagctgtcctgtgcattgtaccATGTATACAGCATCTCTCATCTCTACCTACTACACGCCTGTAGCACCCTCCCGATTGTGAcaacccaaaatgtctccagatattccCAAAGTCCCTTAAAGGGCAGAActgcccccagttgagaactgGGGTGTTTAGGGAGGGTCTCTGAGGAGATGACATTGGAGCTGGGATCTGAAGAAAAGCATCAGCTAGCTTAACGGTTGTAGGAAGTTCATTCTAAGGAGATGGGACAGCAAGTCCAACAGCCTTAACTCAGGAAAAGGTCTTGCATATATGAGACACCAAAACAAGACCAGTGTGGCTGCGGCGTAGTGATTGGGAGAAGAAAAGCATGAGAAATAAAATGAGGAGGAGAAGTAGAACCGGCAGGGGTGGGTCTACAGAGCTTTGTAGGCCATAACAGGGAATGATGTGATTTCTAATTTTCAAAAAGCCGCTCTGGCTGCTATGTGAGAGTAGAAAACCCTGTAGGAAGGCAAGCGTGGAAGCAGAAAGACCCTCTGAGGCAACCACTTCAGCAGTACAGAGGACAGCGGTAGGAGGGGCAGAGGGAAGTAGGCAGGTGCCAGAACCATGGTAAAGGAAGAGTTCCATGAGAATGCTTACACAGCAGTGGCAATCGAGGGCTGCATCCTCAAGGGCAGATGACACAGCACAGTGGTTCCCAACGCTCACAAGAAGCACCCTGGTTTCCCGCCTTCCTTTGTTCCTATTGGCACCATAATCTCTGTATAATCTGGGCCAAACGTGTTACCTCTCTGGGTCCCACAGATGAGATACTGTGCCCTGCCTCGAAGGCTGCCCGTGCGAAGCTCTTGCCATCTTTAAAGCATGCAGGCTGCCTGGCACCCGGGGCTAAACAAAGGCCACTGCTCTCCTTCACCGCGCAGCCCCCAGGCCTGCAGCTCCATGCCCCTCAGGTTGGGTGCAATGCCCCAGGTGCAGATTCTGCTCCTCGGGCCCTCTCTCCAACACCTGAGCAGGCTTGTGTCTCCCAGGGGAGGTCGtcccccgctactcgggagggttACGGAAACCAGTGCCTCGGCTTCCCCGCCGCCCGCGGGACAGGTGTCTCCTGGCCGAGCTCGTGCGGGGCCCTGGGAGGCTCTCAGTACACGGGAACCGTGGGTCCCGCCCGCCCTCCCGCACCAGGCCCCAAGTTCTCGGGGCCCAGTTCATCCGCCTCTCCTTGGCCCCACGCCTCCTCCTTGGGCCGGGGCCTGGTGAGAACCACGAGGGCCGCGCGGCAGCCTCACCCCTCTCGAAGTCCATCTCCTCCAGCGTCTGCTGTACGCCGAGCACCGAGCTGGGATGCGAGCAGCAGGGCCCGTCGGCGCAGGGCCGCGGCGTCGCCATCCCGGCCCCTGCGTCAGTCGATCCGCCCCGGGTCTCAGGCTCGGCCTCGGCGGGAGGGGCGGACGCAGGGCCCGCCCCGCGTCCCGGATCTGGCCGCTCGGCGTCCGCGGCTGTCGCCCTAGTCCCGCCTTCTAGCCAAAGCTGACCAATCAAACGCCTAGGCCTTAGCTCGAGAACCAATTGCAACGGTAGGGCGGGGCTTGTTGCGCCCGGCCATGCCCCGAGGCCTCCGCGCGAGGGCGTCCAAGGCTAAGCGGAGGACCGAGGCGCTGGGTTCCGGGAGCCGCGCGCCGCTGGAGGGCCGCCGGGCCGCGGGGCCGCCTGGCCTTGCAGGGTGTGGGGATGAGGCAGCTGGGTCCGGTCGGGAGCTTTCCCGTTACCTTCGCCATGACCCAGCCGTCCAGCGACCTCGCAGCCTCCTCTCTTTACCGCCCCTAGTCCCTAGGGCAGGGAGGCGCCACGCGCTccacggtcttttttttttttttttttgagacggagtctcgctgtcacccagacttgtgtgcagtggcgcgctctcggatcactgcaacctccgcctcccgggttcaagcgattctcctgcgtcagactcctgagtagctgggactacaggcgcccgccaccacgcccggctaattttttgtattttttagtagagacggggtttcgccaggatggtctcgatctcttgacctcgtgatccgctcaccttggcctcccaaagtgctgggattacaggcgtgagccatcgggCCGGGGCGCGTTCCACGGTTTTTACCCCCTCTTCCTGGCACCCCGGACCAAGGCCGACCGCCCCCGGGGCAGCGGCAAAGTGACGGCTGGAAAGGCCTCGAGACGCCCCTCCCCGTACCCTGCTCTTCCTTACAAGTCCAGCAAGGGGCAGGTGGCCACAACTTGTCCTGCCTGTAGCTCCAcctcagggcaggggcagggccttgGTTTGTGCAGAACCCCCTGGCCCGACAGTGGGCGCTGAGTTTACGGAATCGGTCTTCATGATCAAAACCCACCGGGCGGCCGTCTGCGGACCGCGCAACTTCGCAGCGTGCTCCTCAGCGGACCCCAGCCTTCTCAATTCCCAGTTAAAACCCAGGCAGCTGCCTGCTCAAGCCACGATCAAGTGTACAGGGGAGACCGCCTGATCGGCTTAGAAAGAGTGCATGAACGACAGAATGCAGGTTGGGTTCTTTGCCAGTCCCTCTCCAGGACAGTGGTCTGGTGCACACTGGATGTAAGTTCCTTCCCCCGCTAGTTGGGGCACGGAAGACCCTAGCATTCCTGGTGGGTAGAAGGCTGGAAGTCATTTCTCCTCCCCTAAGCAGGTTGAGAACCCCATCCTCACACAAGCAACGATCTCATCTCCGCAACCTTCCACTCCTTTGGCCCCTCATTCCCACTACCCGT
The genomic region above belongs to Gorilla gorilla gorilla isolate KB3781 chromosome 12, NHGRI_mGorGor1-v2.1_pri, whole genome shotgun sequence and contains:
- the ANKRD39 gene encoding ankyrin repeat domain-containing protein 39 isoform X2, with the translated sequence MATPRPCADGPCCSHPSSVLGVQQTLEEMDFERGIWSAALNGDLGRVKHLIQKAEDPSQPDSAGYTALHYASRNGHYAVCQFLLESGAKCDAQTHGGATALHRASYCGHTEIARLLLSHGSNPRVVDDDGMTSLHKVWPKTVGKGHKKEKLRLTARMALGYSTNQNKVTGIW
- the ANKRD39 gene encoding ankyrin repeat domain-containing protein 39 isoform X1; the protein is MATPRPCADGPCCSHPSSVLGVQQTLEEMDFERGIWSAALNGDLGRVKHLIQKAEDPSQPDSAGYTALHYASRNGHYAVCQFLLESGAKCDAQTHGGATALHRASYCGHTEIARLLLSHGSNPRVVDDDGMTSLHKAAERGHGDICSLLLQHSPALKSIRDRKARLACDLLPCNSDLRDLLSS